The genomic segment AATTTTCTGAATTCAGAGTGCTCAATTCAGAATTTGTCACCCAGGGCGGATTGCCTAACACAAGAACGGGTTCTGCAATCTTCCGGAAGACCACCTTCAGATCAAACTTAAAAATATCACCTTGGTAAAGAATTATTTCAGGTTTTTTCTTTTCAGCGTTATCCAAAAAATATGCTAAAATTTTAAATTTTGTTTCCCAGATATATTCTTCATATATCTCAACGCCAACAATTTTTTTAACTGAATCAAAATAGTTCAAAGATGACAGAATAAAAGAACCTTTGCCGAAAGTTGGCTCAATGATAGAAAACGGTTGCGTTTCATGCTCAGATAAAAATGAACATATCAAATCAGTTAACTCATCAGGAGTCTGAAAATCGCCATACTCTCTTCTCTCCACATCTTTCACGCTGAGCACGCCTTCGGTCAAATTGTGCCGGAAAGACAAAAAGGAATTTTCATTTTCAAAGAACTGGCATATACCCGACAATCCTTTAAGAATNNNNNNNNNNNNNNNNNTTGATGGTCTCTGCAATCCCTGAGTTTTTCATCTAAAAATACGATATGATCATATTTCATGTATTTTCTTGCCTGTTCCATCAATTTGCCTTAATCATTTTTAATAATTTTTACTATTCCTTCAACATCTTCGTCCAATCTGACTATTCTTCCATATTGCAATCGCCACTGCAAAGCATTCGATACGGTGAGATAACCTTGCGCAGGCGGAGTAGTCAATATCTCTTGTGCCAGTTTCTCTAATGTTATCTCATCAGCAGGTAAGTTTTTATCCATTAAATAGGCGACTATATCTTCCGAATTTGCACCGTCTTTTACCATTTGCCTCAATGTTTTTGTCAGCATAAAATCTGCTGTTCTATTTTTATAAATAAAGGAGCAATTCTGGAAATCCATCATGGCTCCTTGTTTTTGATGATCATCAATTTTCTCGTAAACAAACAGGAGTAGATTATAACCAAGACCAAATATTTTTTGCCTTGCAGATCGAAAAGGGCACGACGACTGAGGCTGCTTAATCGACGTAACCTTCATGTCTGTATTCAATACTTTGTCAGGAAAATCAATCCCAGTAGCTGAAGACCCTTTTTCATAATCATATTTTGAAAATAAATAATTTTGAAATTTGTGTTCAATATAGGTTCCGACAGCTTTTCCATCAGTCACACCGAACAGATCAGGATTTTCATATTTTGATTCTGTCACACAAAATTTCTTCGCTTCTTGAATCAAAGTAGCAACTGTCAATTTAGATTTCATTTGTGACCCTTTTGCTATTTAAAAATCACCGAAATCTTTTCGCGCGCACACGGAAAAATTTTATCAATGGCTCGATGTACGGTTTATCGGTTCGAATGTCGATGTGATCGATATTGATCGAACGAAACAGCCGTTCTCGCGATTTAATATCGCCCGTCGTGTTCCGCTGATAAAGTTGGCGCACGCTGCCTACGGACGTGTCCACCAGCACGATTTCGCCGGTTTCGGCGTCTTCCAATTCAACAAAACCCACATTGGGCATTTCCACTTCGCGGGGATCGGTCACGGTAATAGCGACGACGTCATGGCGGCGATTAGCAATTTGCAGGGCTTTTTCATAATCGGCGTTGATGAAATCCGACACCAGAAACACCACACTTCTGCGGCGCGTGACGCGATTCAGATATTCCAACGCGCCGGCGATGTCTGTTTTTGTCCCTTCCGGTTTATGGTAGAGCAGCTCGCGAATCACGCGCAACACGTGGGATTTTCCTTTTTTGGGCGGGATAAATTTTTCGATCCGATCTGTGAAAATAACCAACCCGACCTTGTCGTTATTTTTTATGGCGGAAAAAGCCAGCAATGCGCAAATTTCCGTAGCGATCTCGGCCTTCATCCGCTCAAAAGTGCCAAATTCTCCGGATGAACTCACATCAACCAACAGCATCACCGTCAACTCACGCTCTTCTTCAAAGACTTTCACAAACGGATGTCCCATGCGCGCGGTCACGTTCCAGTCGATAGTGCGAATGTCGTCGCCAGGCTGGTATTCGCGCACTTCAGAAAATTCCATGCCCCGACCTTTGAATACGGAATGATATTCGCCGGAAAACACGTCGTTGACCAGACCGCGTGTCATGATCTCGATTCGCTTGACTTTTTTCAATATCTCTTTTGGAATCATAAGCCACAACTTCTGTTTTCAAAATTTTCGATTTTTTCCTACTGAATGAAAATCACGGCACTTCGATTCGATTCAAAATTTTTCGCACGACGTCTTCGGCAGTCACTTCTTCGGCTTCAGCTTCGTAAGTGACAATGACACGATGACGCAGCACATCCATGCCGATTGCCCGAACATCTTCCGGCGTGACGTAGCCGCGATGGCGCAAAAACGCGTGGGCTTTGGCTGCCATTTTCAAATAAATCGACGCGCGCGGCGAGGCGCCGTACTGAATCAAACCTGTCAAATCCGACAACCCGTAATCGCCGGGTGTGCGCGTCGCAAAAACAATATCGACAATGTAGCGTTCAATTTTTTCGTCCATGTAAATTTCGCTGACAACAGATCGGCCTTTGATGATATCTTTCGGCTTGACCACCGCTTTGGCAACCGGGATTTTTTCCTGCGTCATCCGCCGCATAATTTCCAGCTCTTCCTCTTTACTGGGATAACCGACAGACAACTTGAGCATGAAACGGTCGATTTGCGCTTCCGGTAAAGGATAGGTTCCTTCCTGCTCAATCGGGTTCTGCGTCGCCAAAACTAAAAACGGATCGTCCAGTTTGAACGTGGTTTCGCCGATAGTTACCTGTCGCTCCTGCATCGCTTCCAACAGAGCAGACTGCACTTTTGCCGGCGAGCGGTTGATTTCATCGGCAAGAATCAAATTGGCGAAAATCGGTCCCTTTTTGGTGGAAAATTCGCCCGATTTTTGGTCGTAAATCAAAGTACCGATCAAATCTGCC from the Calditrichota bacterium genome contains:
- a CDS encoding restriction endonuclease, with the protein product MKSKLTVATLIQEAKKFCVTESKYENPDLFGVTDGKAVGTYIEHKFQNYLFSKYDYEKGSSATGIDFPDKVLNTDMKVTSIKQPQSSCPFRSARQKIFGLGYNLLLFVYEKIDDHQKQGAMMDFQNCSFIYKNRTADFMLTKTLRQMVKDGANSEDIVAYLMDKNLPADEITLEKLAQEILTTPPAQGYLTVSNALQWRLQYGRIVRLDEDVEGIVKIIKND
- a CDS encoding MoxR family ATPase, with translation MNVDIQALNEKIQKESQFVDKITDEVGKVIVGQKYMIERLLIGLLCNGHIHLEGVPGLAKTMAVKTLANTIQTKFQRIQFTPDLLPADLIGTLIYDQKSGEFSTKKGPIFANLILADEINRSPAKVQSALLEAMQERQVTIGETTFKLDDPFLVLATQNPIEQEGTYPLPEAQIDRFMLKLSVGYPSKEEELEIMRRMTQEKIPVAKAVVKPKDIIKGRSVVSEIYMDEKIERYIVDIVFATRTPGDYGLSDLTGLIQYGASPRASIYLKMAAKAHAFLRHRGYVTPEDVRAIGMDVLRHRVIVTYEAEAEEVTAEDVVRKILNRIEVP
- a CDS encoding DUF58 domain-containing protein, which codes for MIPKEILKKVKRIEIMTRGLVNDVFSGEYHSVFKGRGMEFSEVREYQPGDDIRTIDWNVTARMGHPFVKVFEEERELTVMLLVDVSSSGEFGTFERMKAEIATEICALLAFSAIKNNDKVGLVIFTDRIEKFIPPKKGKSHVLRVIRELLYHKPEGTKTDIAGALEYLNRVTRRRSVVFLVSDFINADYEKALQIANRRHDVVAITVTDPREVEMPNVGFVELEDAETGEIVLVDTSVGSVRQLYQRNTTGDIKSRERLFRSINIDHIDIRTDKPYIEPLIKFFRVRAKRFR